Below is a window of Pseudomonas eucalypticola DNA.
GTTCAGGTCGAAGTCATCGATACTGGCAAGGGCATTGCCCCGCAGGTGCATGCCGGGCTGTTCACCCGTGCTTCGGCGTTGCGCCGCTCATCGCCAGAAAGCGGCGGGTTGGGATTGATCATTGTGCGGCGGATGCTGCAGTTGCATGGCAGTGATATCCACATCAGCGCAGGGCAGCCTTCAGGGACCATCCTGCTTTTCAGGTTATCCACCGCGACCTGACCGTTACTTCCCGATACAAAAGCTCGAAAAGATTCGTCCAAGCAGGTCATCGGAACTGAATGCGCCGGTGATTTCACCCAGCGCATGCTGGGCCTGGCGCAAATCTTCCGCCAGCAACTCGCCGGCACCTGCCAGCGTCAGTTGATCACGGCCATGTTCCAGTGCCGAGCTCGCATGACGCAGTGCGTCAAGGTGACGGCGGCGGGCGCTGAAGCTGCTTTCTGCCGTCTGTTCATAGCCCATGCACGCCTTCAGGTGGTCGCGCAGCAAGCCCAGACCCTGCCCCTCATCCTTGGCGCTGAGGCTGATAGTTACATGGCCGTCTGCACTGTACTGCATATCCACAGGCTCGCCAGTCAGGTCTGCCTTGTTGCGAATCAACGTAACCTTGGCCATGTCTGGGCGGGATTCGAGGAATTCAGGCCACAGGGCGAACGGATCACTGGCCTCGGGCGCGGTCGCGTCTACCACCAGTAATACTCGGTCAGCTTCCCCGATCGCCTTGAGGGCACGCTCCACGCCGATTTTTTCCACCTGGTCATCGGTGTCGCGCAGGCCGGCGGTATCCACCACATGCAGCGGCATGCCATCGATGTGGATATGTTCACGCAGGATATCTCGGGTTGTTCCCGCGATATCGGTCACGATCGCCGCCTCTCGGCCTGCCAGCAAATTCAGCAGGCTGGACTTGCCAGCGTTCGGCCGGCCGGCGATGACCACGGTCATGCCGTCCCGTAGCAAGGCGCCCTGCCCCGCCTCGCGCATCACTGTGGACAAGTTGCCCCTCACATCATCCAGCATGCTAAGCACATGGCCATCGGCAAGGAAGTCGATTTCCTCTTCCGGGAAATCGATGGCAGCTTCCACGTAGATACGCAGTGCGATCAACTTTTCCGTCAGGTTATCCACACGCCGGGAGAACGCCCCTTGCAGCGAGCGAACAGCATTACGCGCCGCCTGTGCGGAACTGGCCTCGATCAGGTCGGCAATAGCTTCGGCCTGGGCGAGGTCGAGCTTGTCATTGAGAAACGCCCGTTCGCTGAACTCCCCCGGCCGGGCCAGGCGGCATCCCAGTTCCAGACAGCGTTGCAACAACATGTCGAGTACCACCGGGCCGCCATGGCCTTGCAGTTCCAGTACGTCTTCACCGGTGAACGAGTTCGGCCCAGGGAAATAAAGCGCCAGGCCCTCATCGATGACATCCCCGTCGGCACTGCGCATCGGGCCGTAGTGTGCGTAACGTGGGGTCAAAGCGCGGCCGGCGATGGCCTGGGCTGCCGCGCTCGC
It encodes the following:
- the mnmE gene encoding tRNA uridine-5-carboxymethylaminomethyl(34) synthesis GTPase MnmE, which gives rise to MNVPRETIAAIATAQGRGGVGIVRISGPLASAAAQAIAGRALTPRYAHYGPMRSADGDVIDEGLALYFPGPNSFTGEDVLELQGHGGPVVLDMLLQRCLELGCRLARPGEFSERAFLNDKLDLAQAEAIADLIEASSAQAARNAVRSLQGAFSRRVDNLTEKLIALRIYVEAAIDFPEEEIDFLADGHVLSMLDDVRGNLSTVMREAGQGALLRDGMTVVIAGRPNAGKSSLLNLLAGREAAIVTDIAGTTRDILREHIHIDGMPLHVVDTAGLRDTDDQVEKIGVERALKAIGEADRVLLVVDATAPEASDPFALWPEFLESRPDMAKVTLIRNKADLTGEPVDMQYSADGHVTISLSAKDEGQGLGLLRDHLKACMGYEQTAESSFSARRRHLDALRHASSALEHGRDQLTLAGAGELLAEDLRQAQHALGEITGAFSSDDLLGRIFSSFCIGK